In Dioscorea cayenensis subsp. rotundata cultivar TDr96_F1 chromosome 9, TDr96_F1_v2_PseudoChromosome.rev07_lg8_w22 25.fasta, whole genome shotgun sequence, a genomic segment contains:
- the LOC120268661 gene encoding LOW QUALITY PROTEIN: cytochrome b561, DM13 and DOMON domain-containing protein At5g54830-like (The sequence of the model RefSeq protein was modified relative to this genomic sequence to represent the inferred CDS: deleted 1 base in 1 codon), whose translation METGNKKSKADSVSTPSRISSTNPNAHLESALLHRNLKPLLPLDLHPPPSMAPILLLLILLSIPASSIAEQCNPRNTSLAGFESDLVMVQHQLRGIFRILDGCSFSVHAFDMLPASPGARWWAAAGTDLDNLTIGSPVSDYSLNRTFSNETLTISLKNISWDQISVLAVWDPATFSDFGHVLLPSVPPDLSLPPSSSPSPSPLPSPDGSKNRAYRHPTMFDNCRMISPKYRLRWTLYPDSNSIEIGLEAAVASQSYMAFGLASPDLSSPSMINSDIAIAGFTEEGTPFAEDYFITQYSECLLSKDGRVEGVCPDTIYEGSDPVGLVNNTELVYGHRRDGVSFIRYRRPLESPDTKYDVAMNLTQNMTVIWALGLIRPPDSLRPYYLPQNHGGPQYESFGYFTLNASEKMDDCHGPLDAEDKEDQDLITADGKIKTPLVVTSGLALHYPNPPNPSKVLYINKKEAPVLRVERGVPVKFSIQAGHDVALYITSDPIGGNATTRNMPEVIYAGGPEAEGVPATPAELLWVPDRNTPDQVYYQSLYEPKMGWRVEVVDGGLTDMYNNSVLLDDQQVTLFWTLGKDSISVAARGEKKSGYLAIGFGSGMVNSFVYVGWVDENGKGHVNTYWIDGKDAMSIHSTSENLTYVRCKSENGIITFEFTRPLSPSCTGRKECKNIIDPTTPLKVVWAMGAQWSEDNLSERNMHSVTSTRPVQVLLMRGSAEAEQDLRPVLAVHGFMMFVAWGILLPGGILAARYLKHVKGDGWFQLHVYMQYSGIAIIFLGILFAAAELRGFFLSSLHVKFGVTATLLAFAQPVNAYLRPKRPAHGEIPATKRVFWEYFHFITGRCAIVAGIAALFTGMKHLGSRYGSENVDGLTWALMLWVLLGALLAMYLEYRKVKRSREENSFRGSWVLGNEEDDSVDLLHPDRTRVESDPNISGRMEVQLEPLNR comes from the exons ATGGAAACCggaaataagaaaagtaaagcGGATTCGG TTTCCACACCTTCACGCATCTCCTCGACGAATCCCAACGCCCACCTCGAAAGCGCACTTCTCCATCGAAATCTCAAACCCCTTCTCCCTCTCGATCTCCATCCACCTCCATCAATGGCGCCCATCCTCcttctcctcatcctcctctccATCCCAGCATCATCCATCGCGGAGCAGTGCAATCCCCGCAACACCTCGCTCGCCGGTTTCGAGTCCGACCTTGTCATGGTCCAGCACCAGCTCCGTGGTATCTTCCGCATCCTTGATGGCTGCTCCTTCTCCGTCCACGCCTTCGACATGCTCCCGGCCTCCCCTGGTGCTCGCTGGTGGGCCGCCGCCGGCACCGATCTCGACAACCTCACCATCGGATCCCCTGTCTCCGATTACTCTCTTAACCGCACCTTTAGCAATGAAACCCTAACCATATCTCTGAAAAATATCAGCTGGGATCAGATCTCGGTGCTTGCTGTCTGGGATCCGGCCACTTTCTCGGATTTCGGCCACGTTCTTCTCCCCTCCGTGCCGCCGGATCTCTCTCTGCCACCGTCATCGTCACCGTCACCGTCTCCTCTGCCCTCACCGGATGGCTCTAAGAATCGCGCGTACCGCCACCCGACAATGTTCGACAACTGCCGCATGATTTCCCCGAAGTATCGGCTCCGATGGACTCTTTACCCGGATTCCAACTCGATCGAGATCGGGCTTGAAGCCGCCGTTGCCTCTCAGTCTTACATGGCGTTCGGGTTGGCGTCTCCGGATTTGTCGTCTCCCTCTATGATCAACTCTGACATTGCCATCGCCGGATTCACCGAAGAAGGTACTCCCTTTGCCGAGGATTACTTCATTACTCAGTATAGTGAGTGTTTGCTTAGCAAAGATGGGCGTGTGGAGGGTGTTTGCCCTGATACCATCTACGAGGGCTCTGACCCTGTTGGATTGGTTAACAACACTGAGCTGGTGTATGGACACCGCCGAGATGGCGTCTCATTCATTCGGTATCGCCGTCCTCTTGAGTCCCCTGATACGAAGTATGATGTTGCTATGAATTTGACTCAGAACATGACTGTGATCTGGGCACTGGGGCTTATCCGCCCGCCTGACAGTCTCCGACCTTATTATCTTCCACAAAATCATGGCGGCCCTCAGTATGAGAGTTTTGGGTATTTTACTCTCAATGCATCTGAAAAGATGGATGATTGTCATGGGCCCTTGGATGCTGAAGACAAGGAAGACCAGGATCTTATTACTGCAGACGGGAAGATCAAGACTCCTTTGGTTGTGACCTCTGGCCTGGCATTGCACTACCCAAACCCCCCTAACCCTTCTAAAGTTCTTTATATCAACAAAAAGGAGGCTCCAGTGCTGAGGGTTGAAAGGGGAGTTCCTGTGAAGTTTTCGATTCAAGCCGGGCACGATGTTGCTCTTTACATCACATCTGATCCAATTGGTGGGAATGCGACAACAAGGAATATG CCGGAGGTTATTTATGCCGGTGGGCCAGAAGCTGAAGGTGTTCCAGCTACTCCGGCAGAGTTACTGTGGGTGCCTGATAGGAACACGCCTGATCAAGTGTACTACCAGTCTTTATATGAGCCAAAGATGGGGTGGAGAGTTGAGGTAGTTGATGGCGGCCTCACAGATATGTATAATAATAGTGTTTTATTAGATGACCAACAAGTCACTTTGTTCTGGACATTGGGAAAGGATTCAATCTCTGTGGCTGCTCGAGGTGAGAAGAAAAGTGGCTATCTTGCAATTGGATTTGGAAGTGGGATGGTGAACAGCTTCGTCTATGTGGGTTGGGTAGATGAGAATGGTAAAGGCCACGTGAACACATATTGGATAGATGGGAAGGATGCAATGAGCATTCATTCAACTTCCGAGAACCTTACCTATGTGAGATGCAAATCTGAAAATGGTATAATCACATTCGAGTTTACTCGACCTTTATCACCTTCATGTACTGGAAGGAAAGAGTGTAAGAATATCATTGATCCAACAACTCCTCTGAAGGTTGTTTGGGCCATGGGTGCCCAATGGTCGGAGGACAATTTGAGCGAAAGAAACATGCACTCAGTTACAAGCACTAGGCCTGTCCAAGTTTTGTTGATGCGAGGTTCAGCGGAAGCAGAGCAGGATTTGCGTCCTGTTTTAGCTGTTCATGGGTTTATGATGTTTGTTGCTTGGGGTATTTTGCTTCCTGGTGGAATATTGGCTGCAAGGTATTTGAAGCATGTGAAAGGTGATGGATGGTTTCAGTTGCATGTCTATATGCAGTACTCTGGGATAGCTATTATCTTTCTCGGCATTCTTTTTGCAGCTGCTGAGTTAAGAGGtttttttcttagttcattGCATGTTAAATTTGGTGTCACTGCTACACTTTTGGCATTTGCTCAACCAGTTAATGCATATCTACGGCCTAAAAGACCAGCTCATGGAGAGATTCCTGCTACTAAGAGGGTTTTTTGGGAGTATTTCCATTTTATCACCGGGAGGTGTGCTATTGTAGCTGGAATTGCAGCACTCTTTACTGGGATGAAACATTTGGGAAGTCGATATGGCAGCGAAAATGTAGATGGGCTTACTTGGGCCTTGATGTTATGGGTTTTGCTCGGTGCACTGTTGGCCATGTACTTGGAGTACCGGAAGGTGAAACGAAGCAGGGAAGAAAACTCTTTTAGAGGCAGTTGGGTCTTGGGGAATGAGGAAGATGACTCCGTTGATCTTTTGCATCCTGACAGGACACGTGTGGAATCAGATCCTAATATATCTGGAAGAATGGAAGTGCAACTTGAACCACTAAATAGATag